In bacterium HR17, a single window of DNA contains:
- a CDS encoding Glutaryl-7-aminocephalosporanic-acid acylase: MGVTVVRDQFGVPHIFADTLNGALMAQGYAQAQDRLAAIWRNYTLALGQMAAVEGEQWLEDDFRKHLIGIPQKAAHLAAQLSTPVRAALTAFADGINRFMQEHPEKVPAGAEPVTPKHIVALMLWMTLQWSYAQVLHELEQAQQLLLSGEWTPPVSFTSNSWAVAPSRSALNAPIRLIDPHVPWFGEYRWHECHLHAAFVPTPLTLCPTSLSCAGFSIAGLPLIALGFNERVSWSATAGGPDTADAFLLRLSGDRKRYRYDGEWWDIVEETVPLKVKVGETVTEERRRVRRTHLGVIVFEWGDVAVALKSAYDDMGEEAFLQLVRMATAPTLDAFLEALSLFAFPPQNIIVATADGDIFYLLNGRTPRRNPQFDWRLPVPGWTKATEWQGILRWHELPHLRNPRSGFLQNCNNSPQFVTIGADSSSLHPDHFPPFAYYSHTGDVYRARCERALELLSQTPRLTVDDALRIAVDTYSPKANEWVQRLLQACEGASAQMLEQMGVREGTWQAALKALQRWDGRMDKDSVAAGVYLLWRWQYYQRHPELTWADDDKVPQSAAEQRDAVDAFCAALHHAVSYFGALPKLGEVQRLRRSVHSPSQVLSPLACDLPLSGVQSFAADCLRAIWAGGPGEDGRFHGVGGQSCTTIVVHTTPPQAWSITPFGVSDDPDSPHFVDQAALFSAEQFKPMTVHLSPR; this comes from the coding sequence ATGGGCGTAACGGTTGTCCGTGATCAATTTGGTGTCCCGCACATTTTTGCTGACACGCTCAACGGGGCGTTGATGGCGCAAGGTTACGCGCAAGCGCAAGACAGGTTGGCAGCGATATGGCGCAACTACACCCTCGCTTTGGGACAGATGGCAGCGGTGGAAGGAGAACAGTGGCTGGAAGACGATTTCCGCAAGCACCTGATCGGCATCCCGCAGAAGGCGGCACACCTTGCGGCGCAGCTGTCAACGCCTGTCCGGGCTGCCCTAACCGCTTTCGCGGACGGCATCAACCGCTTTATGCAAGAGCATCCCGAAAAAGTGCCTGCCGGCGCCGAACCCGTCACACCCAAACACATCGTTGCGTTGATGTTGTGGATGACGCTGCAATGGTCGTATGCGCAAGTGCTCCACGAATTGGAGCAGGCTCAACAGTTGCTGCTCAGCGGGGAATGGACGCCCCCGGTGTCGTTCACTTCCAACTCGTGGGCGGTCGCGCCATCCCGTTCGGCACTCAACGCACCCATCCGTCTCATTGACCCGCATGTGCCTTGGTTCGGCGAATACCGCTGGCATGAATGCCACTTACACGCAGCGTTCGTTCCCACGCCCCTTACGCTTTGTCCCACATCCCTTTCGTGTGCGGGATTTTCCATCGCGGGTTTGCCTTTGATTGCGCTCGGCTTCAACGAGCGGGTGAGTTGGTCGGCGACGGCGGGCGGTCCCGACACGGCAGACGCGTTTTTGCTCCGGCTCAGCGGTGACCGCAAACGCTACCGCTATGACGGCGAATGGTGGGACATCGTGGAAGAGACAGTCCCGCTCAAGGTCAAAGTCGGGGAAACGGTGACGGAGGAGCGACGGCGTGTTCGGCGGACTCATTTGGGGGTGATCGTGTTTGAGTGGGGCGATGTGGCGGTCGCTCTCAAAAGCGCTTACGACGATATGGGCGAAGAGGCGTTCCTCCAACTGGTGCGGATGGCGACGGCGCCGACCCTTGATGCCTTCCTTGAGGCACTCAGCCTGTTCGCCTTCCCGCCCCAAAACATCATCGTTGCGACGGCGGATGGCGACATCTTTTATCTGCTCAATGGACGGACGCCCCGACGCAACCCGCAATTTGATTGGCGCTTGCCTGTGCCTGGGTGGACGAAGGCGACGGAATGGCAGGGCATTTTGCGATGGCACGAACTACCGCATTTACGCAACCCGCGCAGCGGTTTCTTGCAAAACTGCAACAACAGCCCGCAGTTTGTCACCATCGGGGCGGATAGTTCGTCCCTCCACCCCGACCACTTTCCGCCTTTCGCCTACTACAGCCACACGGGCGATGTCTATCGGGCGCGCTGCGAACGGGCGTTGGAGTTACTTTCGCAAACCCCGCGCTTAACCGTTGATGACGCGTTGCGCATCGCGGTTGACACTTATTCACCGAAAGCCAATGAGTGGGTGCAAAGGCTTTTGCAAGCGTGCGAGGGCGCAAGCGCGCAGATGTTGGAGCAGATGGGCGTGCGAGAGGGCACATGGCAAGCGGCGTTAAAAGCGTTGCAGCGATGGGATGGACGGATGGACAAAGACAGCGTGGCAGCGGGCGTTTACCTGCTTTGGCGATGGCAATATTACCAACGCCACCCCGAACTGACTTGGGCGGACGATGACAAAGTGCCCCAGAGCGCGGCGGAGCAGCGCGATGCTGTCGACGCTTTTTGTGCCGCCCTTCACCACGCCGTCTCGTATTTTGGGGCATTGCCGAAGTTGGGCGAAGTGCAACGGTTGCGTCGCTCCGTCCACTCCCCATCCCAAGTCCTTAGCCCCTTGGCGTGCGATTTGCCCTTGAGCGGCGTGCAAAGTTTTGCGGCGGACTGTTTGCGGGCGATTTGGGCGGGTGGTCCTGGAGAGGACGGACGGTTTCACGGGGTTGGTGGTCAGTCTTGCACGACCATCGTCGTGCACACGACGCCCCCGCAAGCGTGGAGCATCACACCCTTCGGCGTCAGCGATGACCCTGACAGCCCACACTTCGTTGACCAAGCGGCATTGTTTAGCGCCGAGCAGTTCAAACCGATGACCGTGCATCTGTCCCCGCGCTAA
- the btuF_2 gene encoding Vitamin B12-binding protein, translated as MEIVSFLPSATEIVFALGLGDKLVGVTDKCRYPPEAQTKPIVVTSALNTDGLTGADIDAAVRLFLAQGGALYQVNVELLRLIQPDIIVAQGLCEVCAASDPAVETALRVVPDAQVIWLNPTTLDEVLNDIVRVAEALGVKERGERLKVQLQERLETVKRKTQGIEARPRVWVAEWVDPPFCCGHWVPQMVDIAGGSEGLGKSGQPSRRILWDEVVAWQPEVIVLAPCGRSVEQTLRDAETLKRMPQWNELPAVQTGRVYAVDGDLFTCPGLRLVDGVEVLARLLHPTLFPDAPAIFAKGLVKSACATRV; from the coding sequence ATGGAAATCGTTTCCTTCCTGCCAAGCGCGACGGAGATCGTGTTTGCTTTGGGGTTAGGCGACAAGTTGGTGGGCGTGACGGACAAATGCCGTTATCCGCCTGAAGCCCAGACCAAACCGATCGTCGTCACTTCCGCCTTGAACACGGACGGATTGACCGGAGCGGACATTGATGCGGCTGTGCGATTGTTTTTGGCGCAGGGCGGGGCGTTGTATCAGGTGAATGTGGAATTGCTCAGGCTCATCCAACCCGACATCATCGTGGCGCAAGGTCTTTGCGAGGTTTGCGCGGCATCCGACCCTGCTGTTGAAACGGCTTTGCGAGTCGTTCCCGATGCACAAGTCATTTGGCTCAACCCGACCACGCTGGACGAAGTGCTCAACGACATCGTGAGAGTGGCGGAAGCGTTGGGCGTGAAGGAGCGGGGTGAACGATTGAAGGTGCAACTGCAGGAGCGGTTGGAAACGGTCAAGCGCAAAACGCAAGGGATTGAGGCGCGACCGAGGGTTTGGGTGGCGGAGTGGGTTGACCCACCTTTTTGCTGCGGGCATTGGGTGCCGCAGATGGTGGACATCGCTGGCGGCAGCGAGGGGTTAGGCAAAAGCGGTCAACCGTCACGGCGCATCCTTTGGGACGAAGTGGTGGCATGGCAACCTGAGGTCATTGTGCTTGCACCCTGCGGTCGCAGCGTTGAACAGACTTTGCGCGATGCCGAAACGCTCAAGCGAATGCCGCAATGGAACGAATTGCCGGCAGTTCAAACGGGACGCGTTTACGCTGTGGACGGCGATTTGTTCACCTGCCCCGGTCTGCGGTTAGTGGATGGCGTAGAAGTGCTGGCGCGTTTGTTGCACCCTACCCTTTTTCCCGACGCCCCGGCAATTTTCGCCAAGGGGCTCGTTAAGAGCGCCTGCGCAACGCGCGTGTGA